From the genome of Spinacia oleracea cultivar Varoflay chromosome 2, BTI_SOV_V1, whole genome shotgun sequence, one region includes:
- the LOC110799958 gene encoding uncharacterized protein isoform X2 → MNNGSLFISLCSSPLFSASFPTNNLHGRASRRALSTHLIQHESEAVKVLDATKRSPHQVAYRREEPVKSGIDGDEGEDELVYHIDYHGVTTHPGSNPKHGKP, encoded by the exons ATGAATAATGGATCTCTATTTATAA GTCTATGTTCGTCACCTCTTTTCAGTGCATCCTTTCCTACAAACAATCTACACGGACGAGCATCAAGGAGAGCTTTGAGCACACATCTCATTCAACATGAATCAGAAGCAGTTAAG GTTTTGGATGCAACTAAGCGTTCACCTCACCAAGTAGCATACAGAAGGGAAGAACCTGTGAAGAGCGGCATCGATGGTGATGAGGGAGAAGATGAATTAGTCTATCACATAGATTATCACGGTGTGACGACCCATCCTGGTTCAAATCCTAAACATGGAAAACCATAA
- the LOC110799958 gene encoding uncharacterized protein isoform X1 gives MKHSCLILYFIIIATTFCFFTKYTGLCSSPLFSASFPTNNLHGRASRRALSTHLIQHESEAVKVLDATKRSPHQVAYRREEPVKSGIDGDEGEDELVYHIDYHGVTTHPGSNPKHGKP, from the exons ATGAAACATTCTTGCTTGATTCTATATTTCATCATTATTGCTACAACTTTCTGTTTCTTCACCAAATACACAGGTCTATGTTCGTCACCTCTTTTCAGTGCATCCTTTCCTACAAACAATCTACACGGACGAGCATCAAGGAGAGCTTTGAGCACACATCTCATTCAACATGAATCAGAAGCAGTTAAG GTTTTGGATGCAACTAAGCGTTCACCTCACCAAGTAGCATACAGAAGGGAAGAACCTGTGAAGAGCGGCATCGATGGTGATGAGGGAGAAGATGAATTAGTCTATCACATAGATTATCACGGTGTGACGACCCATCCTGGTTCAAATCCTAAACATGGAAAACCATAA